A single genomic interval of Bacteroidales bacterium harbors:
- a CDS encoding GNAT family N-acetyltransferase: MRKKRILGNVKKELLVRELNQARFIRKTNKDNNEIYIFDYHSAPNLMLEVARLRETTFRKAGGGTGNYLDIDHFDFQQQPYKQLIVWDPVQKEIAGGYRFAWVPEVTQSCRYLSRITFSDHFNFSGDFVENYLPWSIELGRAFITPKYQSTGVIRKSIFILDNLWDGLGALIKLYPDARYFFGKVTLYRQFPEDAKLMLLNFMYNYFGQTGLVKPIHPMELPFGGQKIHTTKTFSEIENDYAELSGMMRKMGTPVPPMFNAYLKLSPSIKVMGTFHNKDFGNTDETAILITIRDIYSHKLERYTGIQSTQELLKKAG, from the coding sequence ATGAGAAAGAAAAGAATTTTAGGGAATGTAAAAAAAGAGCTGCTTGTCAGAGAGTTGAATCAGGCCCGGTTCATACGGAAAACCAATAAAGATAATAACGAGATATATATTTTCGATTATCACAGCGCACCTAACCTGATGCTTGAAGTCGCAAGGCTAAGAGAAACGACATTCAGGAAAGCCGGTGGCGGAACCGGAAATTACCTTGATATTGACCATTTCGATTTCCAGCAACAGCCATACAAGCAGCTGATTGTATGGGATCCGGTTCAAAAAGAAATAGCAGGCGGATACCGGTTTGCCTGGGTACCGGAAGTGACACAATCTTGCAGGTATTTATCCAGGATAACTTTCAGCGACCATTTTAATTTCAGCGGCGATTTTGTTGAGAACTACCTTCCATGGTCAATTGAACTGGGCCGGGCTTTTATTACACCGAAATATCAATCCACCGGAGTAATCCGCAAATCGATATTCATTCTTGACAATCTCTGGGATGGATTAGGTGCCCTTATAAAATTGTATCCCGACGCCCGTTATTTTTTTGGCAAGGTGACCCTTTACCGGCAGTTTCCTGAAGATGCGAAACTGATGTTGTTAAACTTCATGTACAATTATTTCGGGCAAACCGGGTTGGTAAAACCGATTCACCCAATGGAATTGCCTTTTGGCGGTCAGAAAATACATACTACCAAAACATTTTCTGAAATTGAAAATGATTATGCTGAATTGTCAGGAATGATGCGCAAAATGGGAACACCTGTGCCTCCGATGTTCAATGCCTATTTAAAGTTGTCGCCTTCGATTAAAGTAATGGGAACATTTCACAATAAAGATTTCGGAAACACAGATGAAACAGCCATCCTTATAACCATCAGGGATATTTATTCACATAAGCTTGAAAGATACACCGGAATTCAGAGTACTCAGGAACTGCTGAAAAAAGCCGGTTAA
- a CDS encoding Rrf2 family transcriptional regulator: protein MILSKKTRYAMVALTHLARKYGQGPIQIRDIAEKEQIPQRFLEGILLELRKLGILGSKLGKDGGYFLLRKPSEVSLFDLVRHFEGTIALMYCVSEKAYRPCEFCKDETACQIRNVFKQVRDNTHEILKKATMDTLIQSPGCPPDQPAS from the coding sequence GTGATTCTTTCAAAGAAAACAAGATACGCAATGGTAGCCCTGACTCATTTGGCTCGAAAATATGGTCAGGGCCCGATACAAATTAGGGATATTGCGGAAAAAGAACAAATTCCCCAGCGATTTCTTGAAGGAATTTTACTTGAACTTCGAAAACTGGGAATTCTGGGAAGTAAATTAGGTAAGGACGGCGGTTATTTTCTACTGCGGAAACCTTCGGAAGTAAGCCTGTTCGATCTTGTCAGGCATTTTGAAGGTACAATAGCCCTTATGTACTGCGTTTCGGAAAAGGCCTACAGGCCCTGTGAATTTTGTAAGGATGAAACTGCCTGCCAGATCAGGAATGTCTTCAAGCAGGTGAGGGATAACACTCATGAAATACTGAAAAAGGCTACCATGGATACCCTCATTCAGTCGCCCGGCTGTCCCCCGGATCAGCCGGCTTCTTAA
- a CDS encoding porin translates to MKKFLLLFLLVPVLSLHGQTPNDVLNLLIANKTISQEQADSIRADAAIKQQDADANKKSFPASAARSIQFAGYTQMRYQVFDEKTKRDGFDIRRARFDIKGNFTPFFGYRLQADFAGSPKLLDAYAEIKLNDYFQITAGQFRIPFSLENLTSMNKFEVIDFAQAVDALTARGKDVIGNHNGRDIGIQLGGALIKKGTTNYVEYRIGVFNGSGINIADTANDAKDVVGRLIINPVKGLSFGTSYYNGWGKAIKPAAEFKGRSQARNRFGIEASYTATRFMTKAEYLMGKDGKTDKAGWYAMAGYFVIPQKLQLVARYDTFDPDKDKDDNIGTNYVFGANLNFNSWSRLQAFYTIKQEQGTAIKNNYLSIQYQIGF, encoded by the coding sequence ATGAAAAAATTTCTACTCCTTTTCCTTTTGGTTCCGGTCCTTTCATTACACGGTCAAACTCCGAACGATGTACTGAATTTACTTATAGCCAACAAAACCATTTCGCAGGAGCAGGCTGATTCAATCAGGGCGGATGCGGCGATCAAGCAGCAGGATGCCGATGCCAATAAAAAGTCGTTTCCTGCCTCAGCAGCCCGTTCCATTCAATTTGCCGGTTATACGCAAATGCGGTACCAGGTATTTGATGAAAAAACTAAAAGAGATGGGTTCGATATTCGCAGGGCTCGTTTTGATATCAAAGGAAATTTTACACCCTTTTTTGGTTACAGGCTGCAGGCCGATTTTGCAGGCAGTCCCAAATTACTGGATGCCTATGCCGAAATCAAATTGAATGACTATTTTCAGATCACTGCCGGTCAGTTCCGCATTCCTTTTTCACTTGAGAACCTGACTTCAATGAATAAGTTCGAAGTGATTGATTTCGCACAGGCCGTTGATGCGTTAACAGCCCGCGGTAAAGATGTGATCGGCAATCACAATGGTCGAGACATCGGTATCCAGCTCGGCGGTGCGCTGATTAAAAAAGGCACAACGAATTATGTTGAATACAGGATAGGCGTTTTCAACGGATCGGGGATCAATATTGCCGATACGGCCAATGATGCCAAGGATGTTGTAGGAAGATTAATAATCAATCCTGTGAAAGGATTGTCCTTCGGAACCTCGTATTACAATGGCTGGGGAAAGGCCATTAAACCGGCAGCAGAATTCAAAGGGCGCAGCCAGGCAAGAAACCGGTTTGGCATTGAAGCCAGCTACACGGCCACCCGTTTCATGACAAAGGCTGAGTACCTTATGGGTAAGGACGGAAAAACCGACAAGGCCGGATGGTATGCCATGGCCGGCTATTTTGTGATTCCCCAGAAATTGCAGCTTGTTGCCCGGTACGACACATTTGATCCCGACAAGGATAAAGATGACAATATCGGCACCAATTATGTTTTTGGAGCCAACCTGAACTTCAATTCATGGTCACGTCTGCAGGCATTTTATACAATAAAGCAGGAGCAGGGAACTGCTATAAAAAACAATTACCTGTCCATTCAGTATCAAATAGGTTTTTAA
- a CDS encoding substrate-binding domain-containing protein, protein MKYTSLITLSAVLFYSTLLGQKAAGQDKLSGQISISGAFALYPMTVKWAEEFRKLHPSVKIDISAGGAGKGIADALSGMVEIGMVSREINPEEIKKGAYPIAVTKDAVVAVVSEQNPALNDILAKGLKKDAGNNIWITGKVRGWSQAFGIKSSAPIHIYTRSDACGAAEMWAKYFGKKQEDLLGVGVFGDPGLAQAVKRDPLGIGFNNIGYAYDATTKKQVKGIRVVPLDLNNNGKIDADENFYNSMNDLIAAIASGKYPSPPARELYFVTKGNPKNNKVLTEFIRWVLTDGQKYVHEAGYIALPKERIQTEQKKIQ, encoded by the coding sequence ATGAAATATACCTCACTAATCACGCTCTCTGCTGTTTTATTTTACAGCACACTTTTAGGTCAGAAAGCTGCCGGCCAGGATAAATTATCAGGTCAGATCAGTATATCAGGAGCTTTTGCCTTGTATCCGATGACTGTGAAATGGGCAGAAGAATTCAGGAAACTTCATCCGTCAGTGAAAATTGATATTTCTGCCGGTGGTGCCGGTAAGGGAATTGCCGATGCGCTGAGCGGAATGGTGGAAATCGGAATGGTTTCGCGTGAGATCAACCCGGAAGAAATTAAAAAAGGCGCCTATCCCATAGCAGTTACAAAGGATGCCGTTGTCGCCGTTGTCAGTGAACAAAATCCTGCGCTCAACGATATCCTGGCAAAAGGTTTAAAAAAGGATGCCGGCAATAATATCTGGATTACCGGTAAAGTAAGAGGCTGGTCGCAGGCTTTTGGCATTAAATCGTCCGCCCCCATACATATCTATACCCGCTCCGATGCCTGCGGTGCTGCAGAGATGTGGGCAAAGTATTTCGGAAAAAAACAGGAGGATTTGCTGGGCGTAGGAGTTTTCGGGGATCCCGGGCTGGCCCAGGCGGTGAAAAGGGACCCGCTGGGAATTGGATTTAACAACATCGGTTATGCCTATGATGCGACGACAAAAAAACAGGTAAAGGGTATCCGGGTTGTTCCGCTTGATTTAAACAACAATGGAAAAATTGATGCGGATGAGAATTTTTACAATTCGATGAATGACCTCATTGCGGCAATAGCATCAGGAAAATATCCATCTCCGCCAGCGCGTGAACTTTACTTTGTCACCAAAGGGAATCCGAAAAACAATAAAGTACTTACTGAATTTATTCGCTGGGTTTTAACGGATGGTCAGAAGTATGTTCACGAGGCCGGTTACATTGCGCTTCCTAAAGAAAGAATACAAACCGAACAAAAGAAGATACAGTAG
- the pstC gene encoding phosphate ABC transporter permease subunit PstC, whose amino-acid sequence MQYIRALKDNSARHIMRGITVFALLFLIIIGTGLFINALPIIREKGIWVLLTSGNWKPFKGDFGFLPYILSTIYVSLLAIAIALPLSLMTAIYLNTYASSKLRRVFQPFIDVLSGIPSVIFGVWGTLTIVPFIANHLAPHFVEYSSGYSVLAGGIVLAVMILPLLISVLLEVFDAIPREMRDASLQLGATKWQTVKKVVLRKSFPGIIAAVVLSVSRAFGETIAVLMVCGNISFIPQSIFDGCYPLPALIANNYGEMLSMPSYESALMLAALLLFIIVVLFNAASRVTLVQIEKRYSL is encoded by the coding sequence ATGCAATATATTAGAGCTTTAAAAGACAATTCTGCCCGGCATATCATGCGGGGCATTACTGTTTTTGCCCTGTTGTTCCTTATCATTATCGGAACCGGGCTGTTTATTAATGCATTACCGATAATCAGGGAAAAAGGGATCTGGGTGCTGCTGACGTCCGGAAACTGGAAACCCTTCAAGGGGGATTTCGGATTTCTTCCCTACATTCTCAGCACCATTTACGTATCCCTGCTGGCCATTGCCATCGCCTTACCCCTGTCGCTGATGACGGCAATTTACCTGAACACCTATGCTTCATCAAAACTCAGGAGGGTCTTTCAGCCCTTTATCGATGTTTTGTCGGGTATACCATCCGTCATTTTCGGTGTATGGGGAACGCTTACCATAGTGCCGTTCATTGCAAACCATCTTGCACCGCATTTCGTGGAGTATTCATCGGGGTATTCCGTTTTGGCCGGCGGAATCGTGCTTGCCGTGATGATACTGCCCTTGCTGATCAGCGTGCTGCTTGAAGTTTTTGATGCCATTCCCCGTGAAATGAGGGATGCCTCATTACAGCTCGGAGCCACCAAATGGCAGACTGTCAAAAAGGTTGTGTTAAGGAAATCGTTTCCGGGCATCATAGCCGCTGTAGTACTTTCGGTTTCGCGTGCTTTTGGCGAAACCATTGCGGTTCTGATGGTTTGCGGTAACATTTCATTTATCCCGCAAAGTATTTTTGACGGATGTTACCCCCTGCCGGCTTTGATCGCTAATAATTACGGTGAAATGCTTTCGATGCCCAGCTATGAATCAGCTCTGATGCTTGCGGCATTGCTACTCTTCATCATTGTCGTATTGTTTAATGCGGCTTCAAGAGTGACCCTGGTTCAAATTGAGAAAAGATACAGTTTATGA
- the pstA gene encoding phosphate ABC transporter permease PstA, with amino-acid sequence MIPSKTSHIKKAEEIFFKALMIVCAAIIMGILIFIIGTIIYKGLPSLNLDMITKLPGGGFYLGKEGGVLNAIVGSLYIVGGSLVLSIALSIPVVMYINFYLRRNSVFGNITRFCFDILFGVPSIVYGAFGFALMVFLGMRSSLLGGIITVAMLIMPIMMRSLDEVTRLLPKDLPEALLSLGSTKFEMVKVLLRQLMPGLVTAVLLAVGRGIGDAATVLFTAGYTDNIPTSLNQPAATLPLSIFFQLGSPVEEVQNRAYASALILTVIILILSFSARYFSSRFSKHKI; translated from the coding sequence ATGATACCATCGAAAACATCGCATATAAAGAAAGCCGAGGAGATCTTTTTTAAGGCGCTGATGATTGTGTGCGCAGCCATCATAATGGGAATCCTGATTTTTATTATCGGTACTATTATTTACAAAGGGCTGCCTTCGCTGAACCTCGACATGATCACCAAACTTCCGGGAGGAGGATTTTACCTGGGTAAAGAAGGAGGTGTGCTCAATGCCATTGTCGGATCTCTTTACATCGTGGGTGGATCACTTGTGTTAAGTATTGCACTGAGCATCCCGGTTGTGATGTATATCAATTTCTACCTTCGCAGGAATTCTGTTTTCGGCAATATAACCCGGTTCTGCTTTGACATTCTTTTTGGCGTCCCTTCCATTGTATACGGAGCCTTTGGCTTTGCCCTCATGGTTTTCCTGGGAATGCGGTCTTCGCTTCTCGGGGGAATCATAACAGTAGCCATGCTCATTATGCCCATCATGATGCGATCGCTTGACGAAGTGACACGGCTTTTACCCAAAGATCTGCCCGAAGCCCTGCTTTCACTCGGCTCCACAAAATTTGAAATGGTAAAAGTGCTGTTAAGGCAACTGATGCCCGGACTTGTGACTGCAGTGCTACTGGCCGTCGGACGCGGCATTGGCGATGCGGCTACAGTACTGTTCACTGCTGGTTATACCGACAATATTCCCACATCGCTGAATCAGCCGGCTGCTACGCTCCCGCTGTCCATTTTCTTCCAGCTCGGGAGTCCTGTGGAAGAGGTCCAGAACCGTGCTTATGCATCGGCACTGATTCTGACAGTCATCATTCTCATCCTGAGTTTTTCAGCCAGGTATTTCAGTTCGCGGTTTTCGAAACATAAGATTTAG
- a CDS encoding phosphate ABC transporter ATP-binding protein produces MKDIFVEPMKDSQATGINQIIDQATLPDVKPMSVRVENLNVHIHDQHILKDINLTIPEKSITCVLGPSGCGKSTFLKTLNRMHDETPEVKVTGSLYIDDEDIYAPGVNVIDIRRKMGLLAQRPCPLPMSIYENVAYGPRIHGLKKRKALNQTVIQYLQYVGLWDEVRGRVRTPASRLSIGQQQRLCLARGLAVEPEFILGDEATSALDPISTKTIEELFLKLKEKYSLILVTHTLRQARRIADYIVFMYMGKIVETGTAEEFFNHPKKQLTKDYLAGSFS; encoded by the coding sequence ATGAAAGATATATTTGTAGAACCCATGAAAGACAGTCAAGCCACCGGCATTAATCAAATCATCGATCAGGCAACCCTTCCGGATGTAAAGCCCATGTCGGTCCGCGTGGAGAACCTGAATGTGCATATCCATGATCAGCATATTCTGAAAGACATCAATCTCACTATACCCGAAAAAAGCATCACATGCGTTCTGGGGCCTTCGGGATGCGGGAAATCCACATTCCTGAAAACGCTTAACCGGATGCACGACGAAACGCCTGAAGTAAAAGTGACCGGTAGCCTGTATATTGACGATGAAGATATCTATGCACCCGGTGTGAATGTGATCGATATCCGCAGGAAAATGGGATTGCTGGCGCAGAGACCGTGTCCGTTGCCGATGTCTATATACGAAAATGTGGCGTACGGACCACGGATTCACGGATTGAAAAAAAGAAAAGCACTCAACCAGACGGTAATCCAATACCTGCAGTACGTCGGTTTATGGGATGAAGTAAGGGGAAGAGTGCGCACACCGGCAAGCCGGCTTTCTATCGGGCAGCAGCAGAGGCTTTGCCTGGCAAGGGGACTGGCTGTTGAACCTGAGTTTATTCTTGGTGATGAAGCCACATCGGCACTTGATCCGATATCCACCAAGACTATTGAGGAACTATTCCTGAAATTAAAGGAAAAGTATTCGCTGATCCTTGTAACCCATACGCTGCGGCAGGCCAGGCGCATAGCTGATTACATCGTGTTTATGTACATGGGCAAAATCGTAGAAACAGGAACGGCAGAAGAATTTTTCAACCACCCGAAAAAGCAGCTCACGAAAGATTATTTGGCGGGGAGTTTTAGTTAG
- the larE gene encoding ATP-dependent sacrificial sulfur transferase LarE, giving the protein MTPKEKLLRLRAILSEMGNVVIAYSGGVDSAFLLKVAVDTLGAKNVKAILAISPTYPSREYDRALDTAARIGVEVEIIHTKEVDDPKFVNNPVNRCYFCKHELFTKVAEYMEAGKFKNMVDGSNMDDMSDHRPGRKALQEKNVRSPLQEAEMTKNDIRELSKQLELPTWDRDALACLSSRFPYGETIDLKKLEMVDSAENFLADLGFRNVRARHEKNSIRIEISPAQIKQIADDHIRTQIVTKMKELGYKYVSIDLEGYRQGSLNEELKPVLK; this is encoded by the coding sequence ATGACTCCGAAAGAAAAATTACTTCGTTTAAGAGCCATTCTCAGTGAGATGGGCAATGTGGTGATTGCATACTCCGGAGGGGTTGACAGCGCATTTCTTTTGAAAGTAGCTGTAGATACACTTGGGGCAAAGAATGTAAAAGCTATTCTAGCTATTTCACCCACTTATCCGTCGCGTGAATACGACAGGGCTCTCGATACCGCTGCCCGCATCGGTGTTGAGGTAGAAATTATCCACACCAAAGAAGTGGATGATCCGAAATTTGTAAACAATCCTGTCAACCGCTGTTATTTCTGCAAACATGAATTGTTCACGAAGGTCGCCGAATACATGGAAGCCGGAAAATTTAAAAATATGGTTGACGGGTCGAACATGGATGACATGAGTGACCATCGCCCGGGCCGTAAAGCCTTGCAGGAGAAAAATGTCAGAAGTCCCTTGCAGGAAGCCGAAATGACAAAAAATGACATAAGGGAACTTTCTAAACAGTTAGAGTTGCCCACATGGGACAGGGATGCGCTGGCCTGCCTTTCATCACGGTTTCCTTATGGTGAAACCATCGATCTTAAAAAACTGGAGATGGTTGATTCGGCGGAGAATTTCCTGGCTGACCTGGGTTTCCGGAATGTGAGAGCGCGGCACGAGAAGAATTCGATCCGGATCGAGATTTCTCCTGCTCAGATTAAACAGATCGCCGATGATCATATCCGGACACAGATTGTTACTAAAATGAAAGAACTCGGATATAAGTATGTTTCAATTGACCTGGAAGGATACAGGCAGGGAAGCCTGAATGAAGAACTTAAACCGGTTCTGAAATAA
- a CDS encoding response regulator transcription factor — MNSQSRAELIIADTQFLAIEGLKTLLKDSFESVNVVRSRDELITMVQKSISSLLIMDYCLLDFENYSDLKAFTAKFPEMIIVILTNNLTRNEIVELNSCGIRNILHKSAEKDEILDCIDAAFKGRKYYSGLVMDLLMEPTEKKSPVNGSVQLTASEIEIVRLIAGGMTNKEIALKKFLSIHTIMTHRKNILRKLGASNVSEMIMIAIKAGIIDNIEYHI; from the coding sequence ATGAATTCACAGTCACGTGCCGAACTCATTATCGCCGACACACAGTTCCTTGCCATTGAGGGATTAAAGACATTATTGAAAGATTCCTTTGAATCCGTTAATGTAGTAAGGTCGCGTGATGAGCTGATCACCATGGTTCAGAAAAGCATCTCGTCGTTGCTCATCATGGATTACTGCCTCCTCGATTTCGAGAATTACAGCGACCTGAAAGCGTTTACAGCCAAATTTCCGGAGATGATCATAGTAATTCTTACAAACAACCTCACCCGGAATGAGATTGTAGAGCTGAATAGTTGTGGGATCCGGAACATTCTGCATAAATCCGCCGAAAAGGATGAGATTCTCGACTGTATTGATGCGGCTTTCAAGGGCAGGAAGTATTATTCAGGTCTCGTCATGGACCTGTTGATGGAGCCAACGGAGAAAAAATCTCCAGTTAACGGTTCAGTGCAACTGACTGCATCAGAGATTGAGATTGTAAGACTGATTGCAGGCGGCATGACAAATAAAGAAATTGCGCTGAAAAAATTCCTGAGCATCCATACCATTATGACTCACCGAAAGAACATCCTGCGCAAACTAGGCGCTTCCAATGTAAGCGAAATGATCATGATAGCCATAAAAGCAGGCATCATCGACAACATTGAATATCACATCTGA
- the cysK gene encoding cysteine synthase A, translating to MAKIHKHLTDLIGRTPLLELSNFNKAQGAEAIVIAKLEYFNPGGSVKDRIGLAMIEDAERRGIIRPGSTIIEPTSGNTGIALAFVAASKGYKLILTMPETFSVERRNLLKALGAKIILTPGPEGMGGAIRRAEELLSTIPGSYMPHQFRNPANPEIHRQTTAEEIWNDTDGEIDIFVSGIGTGGTITGVGEVLKSRKKDIQIIAVEPTDSAVLSGRPKGPHKIQGIGAGFIPEVLNRSVIDEIVTVSNDDSFETSRQLARTEGLLVGISSGAAAWAALQVAKRPENKGKKIVVVLPDTGERYLSTPLYTFENEEALLSYAGQ from the coding sequence ATGGCAAAGATTCATAAACATCTGACCGATTTAATTGGAAGGACCCCATTACTTGAGCTTTCCAATTTTAATAAAGCCCAGGGTGCTGAGGCAATCGTAATAGCAAAGCTCGAATACTTTAATCCCGGCGGCAGTGTTAAAGACAGGATCGGACTCGCCATGATTGAAGATGCTGAAAGAAGAGGAATCATCAGACCAGGTTCAACTATTATAGAGCCGACAAGCGGCAATACCGGCATTGCGCTGGCTTTTGTAGCCGCTTCAAAAGGATACAAGCTTATTCTCACCATGCCCGAAACATTCAGTGTGGAAAGAAGGAATCTTCTGAAGGCTCTTGGTGCGAAAATAATCTTGACACCGGGTCCCGAAGGAATGGGAGGCGCCATCCGCAGGGCTGAGGAATTGCTCAGCACCATACCCGGTTCCTATATGCCTCATCAGTTCAGAAACCCGGCAAATCCCGAGATACACAGGCAAACAACAGCTGAAGAAATATGGAATGACACCGACGGAGAAATTGACATTTTTGTTAGTGGCATAGGTACAGGCGGTACCATAACCGGTGTAGGCGAAGTGCTCAAAAGCCGTAAAAAAGATATACAAATCATAGCTGTTGAGCCAACTGATTCAGCCGTGCTTTCCGGAAGGCCCAAAGGTCCGCATAAAATCCAGGGTATAGGCGCTGGTTTCATTCCCGAAGTATTGAACCGCAGTGTGATTGATGAAATTGTCACTGTTTCAAATGATGATTCGTTTGAAACAAGTCGCCAGCTGGCACGCACAGAGGGTTTGCTCGTAGGCATTTCATCGGGTGCTGCAGCATGGGCAGCTTTGCAGGTAGCCAAAAGACCTGAGAACAAAGGAAAGAAGATTGTTGTTGTATTACCCGACACGGGTGAAAGATACCTGTCGACTCCCCTCTATACCTTTGAAAACGAGGAAGCCCTGCTCAGTTACGCGGGACAATGA
- a CDS encoding O-acetylhomoserine aminocarboxypropyltransferase/cysteine synthase, which produces MSENHLHFETLQLHAGQEADPVTGSRAVPIHQTTSYVFKSSDHAASLFGLKEFGNIYTRIMNPTTDVFEKRIAALEGGVSALATSSGQAAQFLALSNILQAGDNFVSTSYLYGGTYNQFKVQFKRLGIHVKFVDGDNPQDFEKAIDAGTKAIYLETIGNPRYNIPDFDAFAALAKKHRIPLVVDNTFGAGGYLFRPIEHGANIVVESATKWIGGHGTSIGGAIVDAGNFDWGNGKFPQFTEPSEGYHGLKFWEIFGSSGPFGNIAFIIRARVEGLRDYGATLSPFNAFLLLQGLETLSLRVQRTVDNALELAQWLEKHPKVESVDYPGLPTNPYHSLAKKYLKHGYGGVQSFLVKGGKDAADKVIDNLKLVSHLANVGDAKTLIIHPASTTHQQLSEQEQRSAGVIPGQLRISTGIEHIDDIKADLEQALKLV; this is translated from the coding sequence ATGTCAGAAAACCACTTACATTTTGAAACACTGCAGCTTCATGCAGGCCAAGAGGCAGACCCGGTAACCGGATCCAGGGCAGTGCCCATTCATCAGACCACATCATACGTGTTTAAAAGCTCGGACCATGCAGCCAGTTTATTCGGGCTGAAAGAATTCGGGAATATCTACACGAGGATAATGAATCCGACGACTGATGTGTTTGAGAAACGCATTGCAGCGCTTGAAGGCGGTGTTTCAGCACTGGCAACTTCATCGGGACAGGCAGCACAGTTCCTGGCCCTTTCAAACATTCTGCAGGCAGGGGATAATTTCGTATCGACATCATATTTATACGGAGGTACCTACAATCAATTTAAAGTACAATTCAAGCGTCTAGGCATTCATGTGAAATTTGTGGACGGGGATAATCCGCAGGATTTTGAAAAAGCGATTGATGCCGGTACAAAGGCTATTTATCTTGAAACAATCGGTAATCCAAGATACAATATTCCCGATTTCGATGCATTTGCCGCCCTGGCAAAAAAGCACCGAATACCACTGGTCGTGGATAATACATTCGGCGCAGGAGGTTACCTGTTCAGGCCCATTGAACACGGTGCCAATATAGTGGTTGAATCAGCAACAAAATGGATTGGCGGACATGGCACAAGCATAGGCGGAGCCATAGTAGATGCCGGTAATTTTGATTGGGGGAACGGAAAATTCCCTCAATTCACAGAACCTTCGGAAGGTTATCACGGGCTTAAATTCTGGGAGATCTTCGGAAGTTCGGGTCCCTTCGGCAATATTGCCTTTATCATCAGAGCCCGGGTGGAAGGACTGAGAGATTACGGCGCGACGCTTAGTCCGTTCAATGCGTTCCTGCTTCTGCAGGGACTTGAAACGTTATCGCTCAGGGTTCAGAGAACTGTTGATAATGCCCTGGAACTGGCACAATGGCTTGAAAAGCATCCGAAAGTTGAAAGCGTGGATTACCCGGGATTACCAACTAATCCCTATCATAGCCTGGCAAAGAAATACCTGAAACATGGATATGGAGGAGTGCAGTCTTTTCTTGTCAAAGGCGGGAAAGATGCAGCCGACAAGGTAATCGATAACCTGAAACTTGTCAGTCATCTTGCCAATGTGGGCGATGCCAAAACCCTCATCATTCACCCGGCATCCACTACGCACCAGCAGCTTTCAGAACAGGAACAGCGCAGTGCCGGTGTCATACCCGGTCAGCTCCGTATTTCCACCGGAATTGAACATATAGATGATATAAAGGCGGATCTGGAGCAGGCGTTGAAACTTGTTTGA